The Linepithema humile isolate Giens D197 chromosome 2, Lhum_UNIL_v1.0, whole genome shotgun sequence genome has a segment encoding these proteins:
- the LOC136998155 gene encoding LOW QUALITY PROTEIN: uncharacterized protein (The sequence of the model RefSeq protein was modified relative to this genomic sequence to represent the inferred CDS: deleted 1 base in 1 codon; substituted 5 bases at 5 genomic stop codons) — protein sequence MDCQFISSCWSVCRSFNANSFKGEGKKTLKRDAVPIRFNDLINLEEKSEAAIEIGEMQRAKKEQNQIKEMEEVGNTYNNAIAGTSFNIDHNDKINKQLLDRFKQTYLPAKLNFDKSLEEEDITEWMHLEPXDMKTLISVICXXQNCEKEYNPEKIIKSLKRENIRLRQTIKRLKLRLQRRQVPKKKINKKNNKKKIQNLINEQNLHPVAKAMINXQLYTPHAAYTEEEKTLLKXLFYYSASALRRLRKAGCNFPAEQTIRRWHEEFNIMPGFCDVLFRKLQEKISKLPVEQRVCALKWDEMYIKSYEEYSFSLDQIEGLVDLGPLGRKSERTKCVFVFCVDSINALHPWLQPLAYFLPGKCMKAEEIVILMKECLDRLSKTGVNVRLITCDQGPSKRLCSTWCALR from the exons atggacTGTCAATTCATTTCGTCGTGCTGGTCTGTGTGCAGATCATTTAATGCTAACTCATTTAAGGGAGAAGgcaagaaaacattaaaacgcgATGCTGTGCCAATTCGATTTaatgatttgataaatttagaagaaaaatctgaGGCAGCTATAGAAATAGGAGAGATGCAAAgagcaaaaaaagaacaaaaccaaataaaagaaatggaagaagtaggaaatacatataataacgcAATTGCAGGAACATCATTTAATATCGatcataatgataaaataaataagcaattatTAGATCGATTCAAACAAACTTATCTtccagcaaaattaaattttgacaaatcatTAGAAGAGGAAGATATTACAGAATGGATGCATTTAGAACCT TAAGATATGAAAACATTGATAAGTGTGATCTGTTAATgacaaaattgtgaaaaagaatataatccagaaaagataattaaaagtttaaaacgtGAAAATATTCGTTTGCGGCAGACTATAAAGCGTTTAAAATTGCGTTTACAACGTCGCCAAGTacctaagaaaaaaataaataaaaaaaataacaaaaagaaaatacaaaatttaattaatgaacaaaatctGCATCCCGTTGCAAAAGcaatgattaattaacaacTCTATACTCCACATGCGGCATATACAGAGGAAGAAAAAACTCTTTTGAAgtagcttttttattattcggcATCTGCATTGCGTCGTTTACGAAAGGCAGGTTGCAATTTTCCTGCAGAACAAACTATTAGAAGATGGcacgaagaatttaatataatgccaGGATTTTGTGATGTTCTATTCCGCAAATTGcaggaaaaaatttcaaagttgcctgTAGAACAAAGAGTTTGTGCTTTAAAATGGgatgaaatgtatataaaatcatatgaaGAATACTCATTTAGTCTGGATCAAATAGAAGGACTCGTTGATCTTGGGCCTTTAGGAAGGAAAAGTGAAAGAACAAAAtgcgtatttgtattttgtgtgGATAGTATAAATGCGCTTCATCCATGGCTTCAACCGCTAGCATATTTTCTCCCAGGAAAATGTATGAAAGCGGAAGAAATagtgattttaatgaaagaatgcTTAGATAGATTGAGCAAAACGGGTGTTAATGTACGACTTATAACGTGCGATCAAGGTCCATCAAAGCGCTTATGCTCAACTTGGTGTGCACTCAGAtaa